The Blastococcus sp. HT6-4 genome window below encodes:
- the nuoF gene encoding NADH-quinone oxidoreductase subunit NuoF, translated as MPLTPVLTTRWGAENSWRLSTYERLDGYSALRTALSMAPDELVTLVKDSGLRGRGGAGFPTGMKWSFIPQPKPGEEPSGPAAMPKYLVVNADEGEPGTCKDLPLMMADPHSLIEGVIISAYAIRSNFAVIYVRGEAVHAHRRLMNAVGEAYAAGYLGSDILGSGYDLELIVHAGAGAYICGEETALLDSLEGYRGQPRLKPPFPAVAGLYGAPTVINNVETLASVPFVVRGGAEWFKAFGPEKSPGPKIYSLSGRVVRPGQYEAPMGTTMRELLEMAGGVRPGHELKFWTPGGSSTPYFTAEHLDVPLDFDSVAAAGSMLGTTALMVFDETDSIVEATLRFTEFYAHESCGKCTPCREGTYWLVQILERIAHGRGTAQDLDILVDTCDNILGRSFCALGDGATSCITSSLKYFKDDYVALLPPEEQARIGRSLRLEPVGAAS; from the coding sequence ATGCCCCTCACTCCTGTCCTCACCACCCGCTGGGGCGCCGAGAACTCGTGGCGGCTGTCCACCTACGAGCGGCTCGACGGCTACTCGGCCCTGCGCACGGCGCTGTCGATGGCGCCCGACGAGCTGGTCACGCTGGTCAAGGACTCCGGGCTGCGCGGCCGCGGCGGCGCCGGGTTCCCGACCGGCATGAAGTGGAGCTTCATCCCGCAGCCCAAGCCGGGGGAGGAGCCGAGCGGCCCCGCGGCGATGCCCAAGTACCTCGTGGTCAACGCCGACGAGGGGGAGCCGGGTACCTGCAAGGACCTGCCGCTGATGATGGCCGACCCGCACTCGCTCATCGAGGGCGTGATCATCTCCGCCTACGCGATCCGGTCGAACTTCGCCGTCATCTACGTCCGCGGCGAGGCCGTGCACGCGCACCGCCGGCTGATGAACGCCGTGGGGGAGGCCTACGCCGCCGGCTACCTGGGCTCGGACATCCTCGGCTCCGGCTACGACCTCGAGCTCATCGTGCACGCCGGGGCCGGCGCCTACATCTGCGGCGAGGAGACGGCGCTGCTCGACTCGCTCGAGGGCTACCGCGGCCAGCCCCGGCTGAAGCCGCCGTTCCCCGCCGTCGCGGGCCTGTACGGGGCGCCCACAGTCATCAACAACGTGGAGACCCTGGCCAGCGTGCCGTTCGTCGTCCGCGGCGGCGCCGAGTGGTTCAAGGCCTTCGGGCCGGAGAAGTCGCCGGGGCCCAAGATCTACTCGCTGTCGGGACGGGTCGTCCGGCCGGGCCAGTACGAGGCCCCCATGGGGACGACGATGCGCGAGCTGCTCGAGATGGCCGGCGGCGTCCGCCCCGGCCACGAGCTGAAGTTCTGGACGCCGGGCGGCTCGTCCACGCCCTACTTCACCGCCGAGCACCTCGACGTCCCGCTGGACTTCGACTCCGTGGCGGCGGCCGGCTCGATGCTCGGGACGACCGCGCTGATGGTGTTCGACGAGACCGACTCCATCGTCGAGGCCACCCTGCGGTTCACCGAGTTCTACGCGCACGAGAGCTGCGGCAAGTGCACGCCCTGCCGCGAGGGCACCTACTGGCTGGTGCAGATCCTCGAGCGGATCGCGCACGGGCGGGGGACCGCCCAAGACCTCGACATCCTGGTCGACACCTGCGACAACATCCTGGGCCGGTCGTTCTGCGCCCTCGGAGACGGTGCGACCAGCTGCATCACCAGCTCGCTCAAGTACTTCAAGGACGACTACGTCGCCCTGCTGCCGCCCGAGGAGCAGGCCCGGATCGGCCGCTCCCTCCGCCTCGAGCCGGTCGGAGCCGCATCATGA
- the nuoE gene encoding NADH-quinone oxidoreductase subunit NuoE has product MSALPGSPEGTAVTGLDSSPVDTASLAEVPLLPEQARLEARAIIARYPVPRSALLPMLHLVQSYQGYVTPEGVALCAEELGLTKAEVGAVATFYTMYKRRPTGRHLVSVCTNTLCSVLGGQRIMDALSADLGVHHDETAADGSITLEHAECLAACDYAPVVTVDYEFYDQQDVDSARALVAALRRGEKPLPTRGAPLTDFRGISRQLAGFSQHADEAGAATAVDAPGSLGPTLAGLALAAERGESAPPMPGPAPKEPDAGEPRETVRPSGETGETPGKEAADARVAAADTPAEKAGAAGSHPDAPEPAGRRLPDGREGTDTPAGSEPGTSGQGPGKA; this is encoded by the coding sequence ATGAGCGCACTTCCGGGGAGCCCCGAGGGGACGGCGGTCACCGGGCTCGACTCGAGCCCGGTCGACACCGCGTCCCTGGCCGAGGTCCCACTGCTGCCCGAGCAGGCCCGGCTCGAGGCGCGGGCGATCATCGCCCGTTACCCCGTGCCGCGCTCGGCGCTGCTGCCGATGCTGCACCTGGTGCAGAGCTACCAGGGCTACGTCACGCCCGAGGGCGTCGCGCTGTGCGCCGAGGAGCTGGGGCTGACCAAGGCCGAGGTGGGCGCGGTCGCGACCTTCTACACGATGTACAAGCGCCGCCCGACCGGCCGGCACCTGGTCAGCGTCTGCACGAACACGCTGTGCAGCGTGCTCGGCGGCCAGCGGATCATGGACGCGCTGTCGGCGGACCTGGGCGTCCACCACGACGAGACCGCCGCCGACGGGTCGATCACCCTCGAGCACGCCGAGTGCCTGGCCGCCTGCGACTACGCGCCGGTGGTCACCGTCGACTACGAGTTCTACGACCAGCAGGACGTCGACAGCGCCCGGGCCCTGGTGGCCGCGCTGCGCCGGGGCGAGAAGCCGCTGCCGACCCGCGGCGCCCCGCTCACCGACTTCAGGGGCATCTCCCGGCAGCTGGCCGGCTTCTCGCAGCACGCCGACGAGGCCGGGGCTGCGACTGCCGTCGACGCCCCCGGCTCGCTGGGGCCCACGCTGGCCGGGCTGGCGCTGGCCGCCGAGCGCGGCGAGTCGGCGCCACCGATGCCCGGCCCGGCGCCGAAGGAGCCCGACGCCGGCGAGCCGCGCGAGACCGTGCGTCCCTCCGGGGAGACCGGGGAGACCCCGGGCAAGGAGGCGGCGGACGCCCGGGTCGCCGCCGCCGACACCCCGGCGGAGAAGGCCGGCGCCGCCGGTTCGCACCCGGACGCCCCCGAACCGGCCGGACGGCGGTTGCCCGACGGCCGGGAAGGCACCGACACCCCTGCGGGGTCCGAGCCGGGAACCTCCGGCCAAGGTCCCGGGAAGGCCTGA
- a CDS encoding NADH-quinone oxidoreductase subunit D, with translation MSTVYNPSDPYAGSRETTEGRVYTVTGGDWDLTLGADPHGEERLVVNMGPQHPSTHGVLRLVLDLEGETVTKARVVIGYLHTGIEKNTEYRNWVQGTTFVTRMDYLAPLFNEAGYCMSVEKLLGVEVPQRAQTIRVLVMELNRIASHLVALATFGMEMGALTGMTNGFRERETVLDLLEEITGLRMNHAYIRPGGLAQDLPEGTVEHIREFLQVFPKRVADFHRLLTGQPIWQNRLKDAGYLDLTGCVALGVTGPILRATGLAWDLRKVEPYLGYETYDFEVPTADTCDAWGRYLVRMAEVNESLKLIAQALDRLEPGPVMVEDKKIAWPAQLSLGADGMGNSLDHVRHIMGQSMEALIHHFKLVTEGFRVPAGQVYVPIESPRGELGYHVVSDGSTRPWRVHVRDPSFVNLQATAAMSEGGMIADVIAAIASIDPVMGGVDR, from the coding sequence ATGAGCACCGTCTACAACCCGAGCGACCCCTACGCCGGCTCCCGCGAGACGACCGAGGGCCGCGTCTACACCGTGACCGGTGGGGACTGGGACCTGACGCTGGGGGCCGACCCGCACGGCGAGGAGCGCCTCGTCGTCAACATGGGCCCGCAGCACCCGTCCACCCACGGCGTGCTGCGGCTGGTCCTCGATCTCGAGGGCGAGACGGTGACCAAGGCGCGGGTGGTCATCGGCTACCTGCACACCGGCATCGAGAAGAACACCGAGTACCGGAACTGGGTGCAGGGCACCACGTTCGTGACCCGGATGGACTACCTGGCCCCGCTGTTCAACGAGGCCGGCTACTGCATGTCCGTCGAGAAACTGCTCGGCGTGGAGGTCCCGCAGCGGGCCCAGACGATCCGCGTGCTCGTCATGGAGCTCAACCGGATCGCCTCGCACCTGGTCGCCCTGGCCACGTTCGGCATGGAGATGGGTGCCCTCACGGGCATGACCAACGGCTTCCGCGAGCGCGAGACGGTTCTCGACCTGCTCGAGGAGATCACCGGCCTGCGGATGAACCACGCCTACATCCGCCCCGGCGGCCTGGCGCAGGACCTCCCCGAGGGCACCGTCGAGCACATCCGCGAGTTCCTGCAGGTCTTCCCGAAGCGGGTGGCCGACTTCCACCGGCTGCTCACCGGCCAGCCGATCTGGCAGAACCGGCTCAAGGACGCCGGCTACCTCGACCTCACCGGCTGCGTCGCGCTCGGCGTCACCGGGCCGATCCTGCGGGCCACCGGCCTGGCCTGGGACCTGCGCAAGGTCGAGCCCTACCTCGGCTACGAGACCTACGACTTCGAGGTGCCGACCGCCGACACCTGCGACGCCTGGGGCCGCTACCTGGTCCGCATGGCGGAGGTGAACGAGTCGCTGAAGCTCATCGCCCAGGCGCTGGACCGGCTGGAGCCGGGCCCGGTCATGGTCGAGGACAAGAAGATCGCCTGGCCCGCGCAGCTGTCCCTCGGCGCCGACGGCATGGGGAACTCGCTGGACCACGTGCGGCACATCATGGGCCAGTCGATGGAGGCCCTGATCCACCACTTCAAGCTGGTCACCGAGGGCTTCCGGGTACCGGCCGGGCAGGTCTACGTGCCGATCGAGTCGCCCCGCGGGGAGCTCGGCTACCACGTGGTCAGCGACGGCAGCACCCGGCCGTGGCGGGTCCACGTGCGCGACCCCAGCTTCGTCAACCTGCAGGCGACGGCGGCGATGAGCGAGGGCGGCATGATCGCCGACGTCATCGCGGCCATCGCATCGATCGACCCCGTGATGGGAGGAGTCGACAGGTGA
- a CDS encoding NADH-quinone oxidoreductase subunit C: MSNDGGEVVPGREEAGYDDSTAPSGGFRKGAFGVSGSGDTSGFGGLVRVEPGGAVALHSTERPYGSYFDEVTDALIDAVGEATWAAAVTRVLVDRGEITYFVAREHLLTLVQPLRDDEALRFELCSSVSGVDYLDSGGPAVEPGRPRLHVVYHLTSMTYRRRIRLEVAVTAEDPHVPSVTGIYPTADWHERETWDMFGIVFDGHPALTRILMPDDWDGHPQRKDYPLGGIPVEYHDATIPPPDTRRAYR, from the coding sequence ATGAGCAACGACGGCGGCGAGGTCGTCCCGGGCCGCGAGGAGGCCGGGTACGACGACAGCACGGCGCCCTCGGGCGGCTTCCGGAAGGGCGCCTTCGGCGTCAGCGGCAGCGGCGACACCTCCGGGTTCGGCGGGCTCGTGCGCGTCGAGCCCGGCGGCGCGGTGGCGCTGCACTCCACCGAGCGGCCCTACGGCAGCTACTTCGACGAGGTCACCGACGCGCTGATCGACGCGGTGGGCGAGGCCACCTGGGCGGCCGCCGTCACCCGGGTGCTGGTCGACCGCGGCGAGATCACCTACTTCGTTGCCCGCGAGCACCTGCTGACCCTCGTGCAGCCCCTGCGCGACGACGAGGCGCTGCGCTTCGAGCTCTGCAGCAGCGTCTCCGGCGTCGACTACCTCGACAGCGGCGGCCCCGCCGTGGAGCCCGGCCGCCCGCGGCTGCACGTCGTCTACCACCTGACCTCGATGACCTACCGGCGCCGCATCCGGCTGGAGGTGGCGGTGACCGCCGAGGACCCGCACGTGCCGTCGGTGACCGGCATCTACCCGACGGCGGACTGGCACGAGCGCGAGACGTGGGACATGTTCGGGATCGTCTTCGACGGGCACCCGGCGCTGACCCGGATCCTCATGCCCGACGACTGGGACGGCCACCCCCAGCGCAAGGACTACCCGCTCGGCGGGATCCCCGTGGAGTACCACGACGCGACCATCCCGCCGCCGGACACCCGGAGGGCCTACCGATGA
- a CDS encoding NADH-quinone oxidoreductase subunit A yields MLSTYAPIVGLFVLAAAFALFSVAVAPFVGPRRYNRAKLAAYECGIEPVDQPLTGGRFPVKYYLTAMLFIVFDIEIVFLYPWAVANDALGVWGLVAMVVFIGTVFLAFAYEWRRGGLEWD; encoded by the coding sequence ATGCTCTCGACCTACGCCCCGATCGTCGGCCTGTTCGTCCTGGCCGCGGCGTTCGCGCTCTTCTCGGTCGCCGTCGCGCCGTTCGTCGGTCCGCGCCGGTACAACCGGGCCAAGCTGGCGGCCTACGAATGCGGCATCGAGCCGGTCGACCAGCCGCTCACCGGCGGCCGTTTCCCGGTCAAGTACTACCTGACCGCCATGTTGTTCATCGTCTTCGACATCGAGATCGTCTTCCTCTACCCCTGGGCCGTCGCCAACGACGCGCTGGGCGTGTGGGGCCTGGTCGCGATGGTCGTGTTCATCGGCACCGTCTTCCTCGCCTTCGCCTACGAGTGGCGGCGCGGCGGGCTCGAGTGGGACTGA
- a CDS encoding geranylgeranyl reductase family protein, with amino-acid sequence MTERGTVQHADVVVVGAGPAGSSAAWHLASGGVDVAVLEKAEFPREKVCGDGLTPRGVQALRDMGVDTSAPGWVRRRGLRVHGGGRVAEVDWPRLDSWPDHGLVRTRRELDALLAAHAQRSGARLVTGTTVTGPLLDDAGRVVGVHGDAGEDRAPVTWRAPLVVSAEGLSGRLAKSLGLLRRTDRPLGVALRRYARSRRSDDTYLDIAFDLTADGPTRDSLPGYGWIFGMGDGTANVGYGLLDTRRGTGADRRAILRRWLDTFPAADGLGEDDAVGALRGAGLPMALSRGPAYTRGLLLAGDAAGTVNPCNGEGISSAIESGRMAAEAATAALALPEGAAREAALHRYPARLRAELGRHHRLGLGFLALLARPAVVRLLAARGLRRPAQADAALRLMGNLTDGRDGDAVDRALAVLLRLTPAT; translated from the coding sequence ATGACCGAGCGCGGGACCGTGCAGCACGCCGACGTCGTCGTGGTCGGAGCCGGGCCGGCCGGGTCGAGCGCCGCCTGGCACCTGGCGAGCGGCGGTGTCGACGTCGCGGTGCTCGAGAAGGCCGAGTTCCCCCGCGAGAAGGTCTGCGGCGACGGGCTGACCCCACGCGGCGTGCAGGCCCTGCGCGACATGGGCGTGGACACCTCCGCCCCCGGCTGGGTGCGCCGCCGGGGCCTGCGCGTGCACGGCGGCGGCCGCGTGGCCGAGGTCGACTGGCCGCGGCTGGACTCCTGGCCCGACCACGGGCTGGTCCGCACCCGCCGCGAGCTCGATGCGCTGCTGGCCGCCCACGCCCAGCGGTCCGGCGCGCGGCTGGTCACCGGCACGACCGTCACCGGGCCGCTGCTCGACGACGCCGGCCGGGTGGTCGGGGTCCACGGCGACGCGGGGGAGGACCGCGCGCCGGTGACGTGGCGGGCGCCGCTGGTCGTGTCGGCCGAGGGGCTGTCGGGCCGGCTGGCGAAGAGCCTCGGCCTGCTGCGCCGCACCGACCGGCCGCTCGGCGTCGCCCTCCGCCGCTACGCGCGCAGCCGCCGCAGCGACGACACCTACCTCGACATCGCCTTCGACCTGACCGCCGACGGCCCCACCCGGGACTCGCTGCCCGGCTACGGCTGGATCTTCGGGATGGGCGACGGGACGGCGAACGTCGGGTACGGCCTGCTCGACACCCGCCGCGGCACCGGGGCGGACCGTCGCGCGATCCTCCGCCGCTGGCTCGACACCTTCCCGGCGGCGGACGGGCTGGGGGAGGACGACGCGGTCGGCGCGCTGCGCGGGGCCGGCCTGCCGATGGCGCTGAGCCGCGGCCCGGCCTACACCCGCGGGCTCCTGCTGGCCGGGGACGCGGCCGGGACGGTGAACCCCTGCAACGGGGAGGGCATCAGCTCCGCCATCGAGAGCGGCCGGATGGCCGCCGAGGCCGCCACCGCGGCGCTCGCCCTCCCGGAGGGGGCCGCGCGCGAGGCGGCGCTGCACCGCTACCCCGCGCGGCTGCGCGCCGAGCTGGGCCGCCACCACCGGCTCGGGCTGGGGTTCCTGGCGCTGCTGGCCCGTCCCGCCGTCGTCCGGCTGCTGGCCGCCCGCGGCCTGCGCCGGCCGGCGCAGGCCGACGCCGCGCTGCGGCTCATGGGCAACCTGACCGACGGTCGCGACGGCGACGCCGTCGACCGCGCCCTGGCCGTCCTCCTCCGCCTGACCCCGGCGACCTGA
- a CDS encoding dienelactone hydrolase family protein has translation MPADPGVPAFQEDVVVDVPGAVLRADLVGPADPHGVVVFAHGSGSSRRSPRNQQVAEGLHAAGYATLLLDLLTLAEEEVDARTRELRFDIPLLAGRLTGATDWLLGRPGLAGLPVATFGASTGAAAALITAAERPDRVRAVISRGGRPDLAGSALDQVRAPVLLIVGGADAQVIELNRQAADRLAVEHEVAVVPAATHLFPEPGALEQVIDRSVAWLRTWLPAPS, from the coding sequence GTGCCGGCTGACCCGGGCGTGCCCGCCTTCCAGGAGGACGTCGTCGTCGACGTGCCCGGGGCGGTGTTGCGTGCCGACCTCGTCGGCCCGGCTGATCCGCACGGTGTGGTGGTCTTCGCGCACGGCAGCGGGAGCAGCCGGCGCAGCCCGCGCAACCAGCAGGTCGCCGAGGGCCTGCACGCCGCCGGGTACGCGACCCTGCTGCTGGACCTGCTGACCCTCGCCGAGGAGGAGGTCGACGCGCGCACGCGCGAGCTGCGCTTCGACATCCCGCTGCTGGCCGGGCGGCTGACCGGCGCGACCGACTGGCTGCTCGGCCGGCCCGGTCTCGCCGGCCTCCCGGTCGCCACCTTCGGTGCCAGCACCGGCGCCGCGGCCGCCCTGATCACCGCGGCCGAGCGACCGGACCGGGTCCGGGCGGTGATCTCCCGCGGTGGTCGTCCCGACCTGGCCGGCAGCGCGCTCGACCAGGTGCGCGCGCCCGTGCTGCTCATCGTGGGCGGCGCCGACGCGCAGGTCATCGAGCTCAACCGGCAGGCCGCCGACCGGCTCGCCGTCGAGCACGAGGTCGCCGTCGTCCCCGCGGCCACCCACCTGTTCCCCGAGCCGGGCGCCCTCGAGCAGGTGATCGACCGCTCCGTGGCCTGGCTGAGGACCTGGTTGCCGGCCCCCTCCTGA
- a CDS encoding phosphoribosyltransferase, whose product MPPGRSDVVVLGLPRGGVVIGAEVAAALDAALDIVVVRKVGLPWHPELAMGAIAAVGDEIETVRQENVLDRAGVDAATFERVRAEEVSELRRRTAAYRGDRPPLALAGRRVVLVDDGLATGSTMRAAVAAVRHQEPAHLTVAVPVASPNACGQIAPDVEELLCLWAPEDFSAVGQGYADFRATEDDEVRAALAQARPGEPEEGSGAG is encoded by the coding sequence GTGCCCCCCGGGCGCAGCGACGTGGTCGTGCTCGGCCTGCCGCGGGGCGGCGTCGTCATCGGGGCGGAGGTCGCCGCCGCCCTGGACGCAGCGCTCGACATCGTCGTCGTCCGCAAGGTGGGCCTGCCCTGGCACCCGGAGCTGGCCATGGGCGCGATCGCCGCCGTGGGGGACGAGATCGAGACGGTCCGGCAGGAGAACGTCCTGGACCGCGCCGGGGTGGACGCCGCCACCTTCGAGAGAGTGCGCGCCGAGGAGGTGTCCGAGCTGCGCCGGCGCACCGCGGCCTACCGCGGCGACCGCCCACCGCTGGCCCTGGCCGGCCGGCGCGTCGTCCTGGTCGACGACGGCCTGGCCACCGGCTCGACCATGCGCGCCGCGGTCGCCGCCGTCCGCCACCAGGAGCCCGCGCACCTGACCGTCGCCGTCCCCGTGGCCTCGCCCAACGCCTGCGGGCAGATCGCGCCGGACGTGGAGGAACTGCTCTGCCTCTGGGCTCCCGAGGACTTCTCCGCCGTCGGCCAGGGCTACGCCGACTTCCGTGCGACGGAGGACGACGAGGTGCGCGCCGCCCTCGCGCAGGCCCGCCCCGGCGAGCCGGAGGAGGGCAGCGGTGCCGGCTGA
- a CDS encoding demethylmenaquinone methyltransferase: MADRRENPHTAGTRAGLDKRPADVAAMFDRVAERYDITNTVLSAGLDAGWRRATREALGARPGQTVLDVAAGTAVSTVELAAGGVRAIACDFSQGMLRAGAARPVPKVAGDAMALPLADESVDGVVISFGLRNVADPDAALREFARVTRPGGTLVVCEFSSPTWAPFRTVYTEYLMKALPRIARAVSSNPEAYVYLAESIRAWPDQPALAGRLQEAGWADVAWHDLTGGIVALHRGRKP; the protein is encoded by the coding sequence GTGGCAGACCGGCGAGAGAACCCGCACACCGCCGGCACGCGGGCCGGGCTGGACAAGCGACCGGCCGACGTCGCGGCCATGTTCGACCGCGTGGCGGAGCGCTACGACATCACCAACACCGTGCTCTCCGCGGGCCTGGACGCCGGGTGGCGGCGGGCCACCCGGGAGGCGCTGGGAGCCCGCCCGGGGCAGACGGTGCTCGACGTCGCCGCCGGGACGGCCGTCTCCACGGTGGAGCTGGCCGCCGGTGGGGTGCGGGCCATCGCGTGCGACTTCTCCCAGGGGATGCTCCGTGCCGGGGCGGCGCGGCCCGTGCCGAAGGTGGCCGGTGACGCGATGGCCCTGCCGCTCGCCGACGAGAGCGTCGACGGCGTCGTCATCTCCTTCGGGCTGCGCAACGTGGCCGACCCGGACGCCGCGCTGCGCGAGTTCGCCCGGGTCACCCGGCCCGGCGGCACGCTCGTGGTCTGCGAGTTCTCCAGCCCCACCTGGGCCCCGTTCCGGACGGTCTACACCGAGTACCTGATGAAGGCGCTGCCCCGGATCGCCCGCGCGGTGAGCAGCAACCCGGAGGCCTACGTCTACCTCGCCGAGTCGATCCGCGCCTGGCCCGACCAGCCGGCGCTCGCCGGCCGGCTGCAGGAGGCCGGCTGGGCCGACGTCGCGTGGCACGACCTGACCGGTGGGATCGTCGCGCTGCACCGGGGCCGCAAGCCCTGA
- a CDS encoding isochorismate synthase: MTAAALTSPAAASRSVTTVRSDAAGELLDLLPARGGLSWVRHGEGLVGWGEAARLEVSGPRALASAAAWWADYTAGLDVADELGVPGSGPVLFASIAFDPDAGTSVFVVPEVVVGRRDGVGWVTALGTAPELPEPVPHDEGPAPRLRYADGAMDPARWCAAVSAAVSRIDAGDLEKVVLARDLLVSADVPLDPRRILRRMAARFPGCWTFAVDGLLGATPELLLRRTGRQLSCRVLAGTAPRGAGAEDQRLAAALLNSEKDRGEHALAVDSLVRALEPYCRKLSAPAEPELLTLANVRHLATDVVGTQRGSAGLLELVGAVHPTAAVCGTPTPDAAALIGELEGMDRGRYAGPVGWLDAAGDGEFGLALRCAELVGDDGARLFAGCGIVAGSDPAAELAETQSKFAAFQAALEG, translated from the coding sequence GTGACCGCGGCGGCCCTGACCTCACCGGCGGCGGCGTCGCGCAGCGTCACCACGGTCCGCTCGGACGCCGCCGGAGAGCTGCTCGACCTCCTCCCGGCGCGGGGCGGGCTGTCCTGGGTGCGCCACGGCGAGGGGCTGGTCGGCTGGGGCGAGGCCGCCCGCCTGGAGGTCTCCGGCCCCCGGGCGCTGGCCTCCGCGGCCGCGTGGTGGGCGGACTACACCGCCGGCCTGGACGTCGCCGACGAGCTGGGTGTGCCCGGCAGCGGTCCGGTCCTGTTCGCCAGCATCGCCTTCGACCCCGACGCGGGGACGTCGGTCTTCGTCGTCCCCGAGGTCGTCGTCGGACGGCGCGACGGCGTCGGCTGGGTGACCGCCCTCGGCACCGCCCCGGAGCTCCCGGAACCGGTGCCGCACGACGAGGGTCCCGCCCCCCGCCTGCGCTACGCCGACGGTGCGATGGACCCGGCCCGCTGGTGCGCCGCCGTGTCCGCCGCCGTCAGCCGCATCGACGCCGGCGACCTGGAGAAGGTGGTGCTCGCCCGCGACCTGCTCGTCTCCGCCGACGTGCCGCTCGACCCGCGGCGGATCCTGCGCCGGATGGCCGCGCGGTTCCCCGGCTGCTGGACCTTCGCCGTCGACGGCCTGCTCGGCGCCACCCCGGAGCTGCTGCTGCGCCGCACCGGCCGGCAGCTGTCCTGCCGCGTGCTGGCCGGGACCGCGCCGCGCGGGGCCGGCGCCGAGGACCAGCGGCTGGCCGCGGCGCTGCTGAACTCGGAGAAGGACCGCGGCGAGCACGCGCTCGCCGTCGACTCCCTGGTGCGCGCGCTGGAGCCGTACTGCCGGAAGCTGTCGGCACCCGCCGAGCCCGAGCTGCTCACCCTGGCGAACGTCCGGCACCTGGCCACCGACGTCGTCGGGACCCAGCGCGGCTCCGCGGGCCTGCTGGAGCTGGTCGGCGCGGTGCACCCGACCGCCGCCGTGTGCGGCACCCCGACGCCGGACGCGGCCGCGCTGATCGGCGAGCTCGAGGGCATGGACCGCGGCCGGTACGCCGGCCCGGTCGGCTGGCTGGACGCCGCCGGGGACGGCGAGTTCGGCCTGGCGCTGCGCTGCGCCGAACTCGTGGGCGACGACGGTGCGCGGCTGTTCGCCGGCTGCGGGATCGTCGCCGGCTCCGACCCGGCCGCGGAGCTGGCGGAGACCCAGTCGAAGTTCGCCGCCTTCCAGGCCGCGCTCGAGGGCTGA